The following are encoded together in the Xanthomonas vesicatoria ATCC 35937 genome:
- the flgL gene encoding flagellar hook-associated protein FlgL — protein MTDRISTSMMYSQSIASMGAKQTRLNQLESQLSSGQRLVTAKDDPVAAGTAVGLDRALAAITRFGENANNVQNRLGLQENVLARAGDAMARVNELTIQANSSALAPDDRKAIASELSSLRDSMVSLANSTDGTGRYLFGGTADGSAPFIKSNGGVTYNGDQTQKQVEVAPDTFVSDTLPGSEIFMRIRTGDGTVDAHANTANTGTGLLLDFSRDASTGSWNGSSYSVQFTAANTYEVRDSTNAVVSTGTYKDGADITAAGLRMRISGAPAVGDSFQIGASTTKDVFSTIDDLVGALNSDALTQPQKATMINTLQTSMRDIAQASSKMIDARASGGAQLSAIDNANSLLESNEVTLKTTLSSIRDLDYASAIGQYQLEKASLQAAQTIFQQMQSSSLFNLIR, from the coding sequence ATGACCGACCGTATCTCCACCAGCATGATGTACAGCCAATCGATCGCATCGATGGGCGCCAAGCAGACGCGGCTCAACCAGCTCGAGTCGCAGCTCTCCAGCGGGCAGCGCCTGGTCACCGCCAAGGACGACCCGGTGGCGGCAGGCACCGCGGTGGGCCTGGATCGCGCCCTGGCGGCAATCACCCGGTTCGGCGAAAACGCCAACAACGTGCAGAACCGGCTGGGTCTGCAGGAAAACGTCCTCGCGCGCGCCGGCGATGCCATGGCGCGCGTCAATGAGCTGACGATCCAGGCCAACAGTTCCGCGCTCGCCCCCGACGACCGCAAGGCCATCGCCTCGGAACTGAGTTCGCTGCGCGACAGCATGGTGAGCCTGGCCAACAGCACCGACGGCACCGGGCGCTATCTGTTCGGCGGCACCGCCGACGGCAGTGCGCCATTCATCAAGAGCAATGGCGGGGTCACCTACAACGGCGACCAGACCCAGAAGCAGGTCGAAGTGGCGCCGGACACCTTCGTCAGCGACACCCTGCCCGGCAGCGAAATTTTCATGCGCATCCGCACCGGCGACGGCACCGTGGATGCGCACGCCAACACCGCGAACACCGGCACCGGGCTGCTGCTGGATTTCAGCCGCGATGCCAGCACTGGCAGTTGGAACGGCAGCAGCTACAGCGTGCAATTCACCGCCGCCAACACCTATGAAGTGCGCGACAGCACCAATGCAGTGGTCAGCACCGGCACCTATAAAGATGGCGCAGACATCACGGCGGCCGGCCTGCGCATGCGCATCAGTGGCGCACCGGCAGTGGGCGACAGTTTCCAGATTGGCGCATCCACCACCAAGGATGTGTTTTCCACCATCGACGATCTGGTCGGCGCGCTCAATTCCGACGCCCTGACACAGCCGCAGAAGGCCACGATGATCAATACGCTGCAGACGTCCATGCGCGACATTGCTCAGGCCTCGTCGAAGATGATCGACGCGCGCGCCTCAGGCGGCGCGCAGCTGTCGGCCATCGACAATGCCAACTCCTTGCTCGAATCCAACGAAGTCACGCTCAAGACCACCCTGTCGTCGATCCGCGATCTGGATTACGCCTCGGCCATTGGGCAGTACCAACTCGAGAAGGCCTCGTTGCAGGCCGCTCAAACGATTTTTCAGCAGATGCAGTCGTCGTCGTTGTTCAACCTGATCCGCTGA
- the flgK gene encoding flagellar hook-associated protein FlgK encodes MSIMSTGTSALIAFQRALSTVSHNVANINTEGYSRQRVEFATRTPTDMGYAFVGNGAKITDVGRVADQLAISRLLDSGGELSRLQQLSSLSNRVDALYSNTATNVAGLWSNFFDSTSAVSSNASSTAERQSMLDSGNSLATRFKQLNGQMDSLSNEVNSGLTSAVDEVNRLTQQIAKINGTIGNSAANAAPDMLDQRDALVSKLVGYTGGTAVIQDGGFMNVFTAGGQALVVGTTSSKLTTVADPYQPTKLQVAMQTQGQNVSLSANSLGGQIGGLLEFRSSVLEPTQAELGRLAVGMASTFNAGHAQGMDLYGAMGGNFFNVGSPTTAANPNNTGTAALTASFSNMSAVDGQNVTLSFDGTAWKATSASTGAAVPMTGTGTAADPLVLNGVRMVVGGAPASGDKFLLQPTAGLAGTLSVAITDPSRIAAATPVKATATIANLGTGKISDVKVTNAQNPALLTPSSVEFIDANQYTIDGTGPFAYTAGQTISANGWSFALDGAPKAGDTFGVGPMGAGSSDNGNAKLLAKIDDAKALNSGTVTLNGALSGLTTSVGSAARAADYAADAQKVINDQAQASRDSISGVNLDEEAANMLKLQQAYQAAAQMISTADTIFQAILGAVR; translated from the coding sequence ATGTCCATCATGTCCACCGGGACCAGCGCGCTCATCGCCTTCCAACGGGCGTTGTCAACCGTTAGCCATAACGTCGCCAACATCAATACCGAAGGCTACAGCCGCCAACGCGTGGAATTTGCAACGCGTACGCCCACCGACATGGGCTACGCGTTCGTGGGCAATGGCGCCAAGATCACCGATGTAGGCCGGGTGGCCGACCAGCTGGCCATCTCGCGCCTGCTCGACAGCGGCGGCGAACTGTCGCGGCTGCAGCAGCTGTCGTCGCTGTCCAACCGCGTGGACGCGCTGTATTCCAACACCGCCACCAATGTCGCCGGGCTGTGGTCGAACTTCTTCGACTCCACCAGCGCGGTGTCGTCCAATGCATCGTCCACCGCCGAGCGGCAGAGCATGCTCGACAGCGGCAACTCGCTGGCGACGCGTTTCAAGCAACTCAATGGGCAGATGGACAGCCTGAGTAATGAGGTCAACAGCGGATTGACGTCCGCAGTGGACGAAGTCAACCGTTTGACGCAGCAGATCGCCAAGATCAACGGCACCATCGGCAACAGTGCTGCCAACGCCGCACCGGACATGCTGGACCAACGCGATGCGTTGGTGAGCAAACTGGTCGGCTACACCGGCGGCACTGCGGTGATCCAGGACGGCGGCTTCATGAATGTCTTTACCGCCGGCGGCCAGGCGCTGGTGGTGGGGACCACCTCGTCCAAGCTCACCACCGTTGCCGACCCGTACCAGCCGACCAAGCTACAAGTCGCGATGCAGACCCAGGGGCAGAATGTCAGCCTCAGCGCCAATTCGTTGGGTGGCCAGATCGGCGGCCTGCTCGAGTTTCGCAGCAGCGTACTGGAGCCGACCCAGGCCGAACTGGGCCGGCTTGCGGTGGGCATGGCCAGCACCTTCAATGCCGGTCACGCGCAAGGCATGGATCTGTACGGCGCGATGGGCGGCAATTTCTTCAATGTCGGCTCGCCCACGACTGCCGCTAATCCAAACAACACCGGCACCGCCGCGCTGACCGCCAGTTTCAGCAACATGTCGGCCGTGGACGGGCAGAACGTCACGCTCAGCTTCGACGGCACCGCGTGGAAGGCCACCAGCGCCAGCACCGGCGCGGCCGTACCGATGACAGGCACCGGCACTGCAGCCGACCCGTTGGTGCTCAATGGCGTGCGCATGGTGGTGGGCGGCGCGCCGGCCAGCGGCGACAAGTTCCTGCTGCAGCCCACCGCCGGGCTGGCCGGCACGCTGTCGGTTGCCATCACCGACCCGTCGCGCATTGCCGCGGCGACGCCAGTCAAGGCCACCGCCACGATCGCCAACCTGGGCACCGGCAAGATCAGCGACGTCAAGGTCACCAATGCGCAGAACCCGGCGCTGCTGACCCCGTCGTCGGTGGAATTCATCGATGCCAATCAATACACCATCGACGGTACCGGCCCATTCGCCTACACCGCCGGCCAGACCATCAGCGCCAATGGCTGGAGCTTCGCACTGGACGGCGCGCCCAAGGCCGGCGACACCTTCGGCGTGGGCCCGATGGGCGCCGGCTCCAGCGACAACGGCAATGCCAAGTTGCTGGCCAAGATCGACGATGCCAAAGCCCTCAACAGCGGCACGGTCACCCTCAATGGCGCGCTGTCGGGGCTGACCACCTCGGTGGGCTCGGCCGCGCGCGCGGCCGATTACGCCGCCGACGCGCAGAAGGTCATCAACGATCAGGCGCAAGCCAGCCGCGATTCGATTTCCGGCGTCAACCTCGATGAGGAAGCCGCCAACATGCTCAAGCTGCAGCAGGCCTATCAGGCAGCCGCGCAGATGATTTCCACCGCCGACACCATCTTCCAAGCCATCCTGGGCGCCGTACGCTGA
- the flgJ gene encoding flagellar assembly peptidoglycan hydrolase FlgJ, which produces MRIAASPIDLNPSTKADPAKIDKVSRQLEGQFAQMLVKSMRDASSGDPMFPGENQMFREMYDQQMAKALTEGKGLGLSAMISKQLSGDVGGPALNTSLSTANAAKAYALVAGKRDASLPLPARDGAVDSVAAGTGTMGGLTAGSLGGVGMSQVLDLIAGRSGGSDAGSDDAAALSWPSANDRWADVAASDAADANAAVSASAASSAAASLGERTPEGFVAKIWTHAQKAARELGVDPRALVAQAALETGWGRRGIGNGGDSNNLFGIKASGWSGNKVTTGTHEYVNGVKTTETADFRAYGSAEESFADYVRLLKNNSRYQPALQAGTDIKGFARGLQQAGYATDPGYAAKIAAIANGPTIDRAVAAIGNATADLSNRYASTAEPAGLGTIRR; this is translated from the coding sequence ATGCGTATCGCAGCCTCGCCCATTGATCTCAACCCGAGCACCAAGGCCGATCCGGCCAAGATCGACAAGGTCTCACGTCAGCTCGAAGGCCAGTTCGCGCAGATGCTGGTCAAGAGCATGCGCGATGCGAGCTCCGGCGACCCGATGTTTCCGGGCGAAAACCAGATGTTTCGCGAGATGTACGACCAGCAGATGGCCAAGGCGTTGACCGAGGGCAAGGGGCTGGGCCTGTCGGCGATGATCTCCAAGCAGCTGAGCGGCGATGTCGGCGGCCCGGCGTTGAACACCTCGCTGAGCACCGCCAACGCCGCCAAGGCGTATGCGCTGGTGGCCGGCAAGCGCGATGCCTCGTTGCCGTTGCCTGCCCGCGATGGCGCCGTCGACAGCGTCGCCGCCGGCACCGGCACGATGGGTGGACTCACTGCAGGCAGCCTGGGCGGCGTGGGCATGAGCCAGGTGCTGGATCTGATCGCCGGGCGTAGCGGCGGCAGCGATGCCGGCAGCGACGACGCTGCCGCGCTGAGCTGGCCGTCGGCCAACGACCGCTGGGCCGATGTGGCCGCCAGCGACGCCGCCGATGCCAACGCAGCGGTCAGCGCGAGCGCGGCCAGCAGCGCTGCTGCCAGCCTGGGCGAGCGCACGCCGGAAGGCTTTGTCGCCAAGATCTGGACGCATGCACAGAAAGCCGCGCGCGAATTGGGTGTGGACCCACGTGCATTGGTCGCGCAGGCCGCGCTGGAGACCGGCTGGGGACGGCGCGGCATCGGCAACGGCGGCGATTCCAACAACCTGTTCGGGATCAAGGCCAGTGGCTGGAGCGGCAACAAGGTCACTACCGGCACCCACGAATACGTCAACGGCGTCAAGACCACCGAAACCGCAGATTTCCGTGCCTATGGCTCGGCCGAGGAAAGCTTTGCCGACTACGTGCGCCTGCTGAAGAACAACAGTCGCTACCAGCCCGCACTGCAGGCCGGCACCGATATCAAGGGTTTTGCACGCGGCTTGCAACAGGCAGGTTACGCCACCGATCCAGGCTACGCCGCCAAGATCGCGGCGATCGCCAACGGCCCGACCATCGACCGTGCGGTCGCCGCCATCGGCAACGCAACGGCAGATCTGTCCAACCGTTACGCAAGCACTGCCGAGCCTGCCGGGCTTGGCACCATCCGTCGTTGA
- a CDS encoding flagellar basal body P-ring protein FlgI, protein MNLSSLPFRLLAAAVALCAIAAPASAERIKDLAQVGGVRGNALVGYGLVVGLDGSGDRTSQAPFTVQSLKNLLGELGVNVPANVNPQLKNVAAVAIHAELPPFAKPGQPIDITVSSIANAVSLRGGSLLMAPLKGADGQVYAMAQGNLVVGGFGAQGKDGSRVSVNIPSVGRIPNGATVERALPDVFAGSGEITLNLHQNDFTTVSRMVAAIDSSFGAGTARAVDGVTVSVRSPTDPGARIGLLARLENVELSPGDAPAKVVVNARTGTVVIGQLVRVMPAAIAHGSLTVTISENTNVSQPGAFSGGRTAVTPQSTITATSEGSRMFKFEGGTTLDQIVRAVNEVGAAPGDLVAILEALKQAGALTAELEVI, encoded by the coding sequence ATGAATCTGTCTTCCCTGCCCTTCCGTCTGCTCGCCGCCGCCGTCGCGCTGTGCGCGATTGCCGCACCGGCATCGGCCGAACGCATCAAGGATCTCGCCCAGGTCGGCGGCGTGCGCGGCAACGCGCTGGTCGGCTACGGGCTGGTGGTTGGCCTGGATGGCAGCGGCGACCGCACCAGCCAGGCGCCCTTCACCGTGCAGAGCCTGAAGAACCTGCTCGGCGAGCTGGGCGTCAATGTTCCGGCGAACGTCAACCCGCAGCTGAAAAACGTCGCGGCCGTGGCGATCCACGCCGAGCTGCCGCCGTTCGCCAAGCCCGGCCAACCAATCGACATCACCGTCTCCTCGATCGCAAACGCCGTGTCGCTGCGCGGCGGCTCATTGCTGATGGCACCGCTGAAAGGCGCCGACGGCCAGGTGTATGCCATGGCCCAAGGCAACCTGGTGGTCGGTGGCTTCGGTGCGCAGGGCAAGGACGGTTCGCGCGTGTCGGTCAATATTCCCAGCGTTGGCCGCATCCCCAACGGCGCCACCGTTGAACGCGCGCTGCCGGACGTGTTTGCCGGCAGCGGCGAGATCACCCTCAACCTGCATCAGAACGACTTCACCACCGTCTCGCGCATGGTCGCGGCGATCGACAGCAGCTTCGGCGCCGGCACCGCGCGCGCGGTGGATGGCGTGACCGTGTCGGTGCGCTCGCCGACCGACCCGGGCGCGCGTATCGGCCTACTGGCGCGACTGGAGAACGTCGAACTCTCGCCCGGCGACGCGCCGGCCAAGGTGGTGGTCAATGCACGCACCGGCACCGTGGTCATCGGCCAACTGGTGCGGGTGATGCCGGCCGCCATCGCGCATGGCTCGCTGACCGTCACCATCAGCGAGAACACCAACGTCAGCCAGCCGGGCGCCTTCAGTGGCGGCCGCACGGCGGTGACACCGCAGTCCACGATCACGGCCACCTCCGAAGGCAGCCGCATGTTCAAGTTCGAAGGCGGCACCACGCTCGATCAGATCGTTCGCGCGGTCAACGAAGTGGGCGCGGCTCCCGGCGACCTGGTCGCCATTCTTGAAGCCCTGAAGCAGGCTGGCGCGCTGACGGCGGAGCTAGAGGTGATCTGA
- the flgH gene encoding flagellar basal body L-ring protein FlgH: MSRLPSLSSLCFAIACSALLGGCVAAGDVRPFAELAPIVPVVAPVAQPTAGAIYAAGPSLNLYGDRRARDVGDLLTVNLVESTTASSTANTSISKADTVDMSTPTLLGVPLTVNGTDVLRNFTNGDRSFAGKGNTAQSNRMQGSVTVTVMQRLPNGNLVIQGQKNLRLTQGDELVQVQGIVRAADIGPDNTVPSSKVADARIAYGGRGAIAQSNAMGWLSRFFNSRLSPY; encoded by the coding sequence ATGTCCCGCCTGCCCTCTCTATCCTCCCTGTGCTTCGCCATCGCCTGCAGCGCGCTGCTGGGTGGCTGCGTGGCAGCCGGCGATGTACGGCCGTTCGCCGAACTGGCGCCGATCGTGCCGGTGGTCGCGCCGGTGGCGCAGCCCACCGCCGGTGCGATCTATGCCGCCGGCCCGAGCCTGAACCTGTATGGCGACCGCCGCGCCCGCGACGTCGGCGACCTGCTGACGGTGAACCTGGTGGAAAGCACCACCGCCTCGTCCACCGCCAACACCAGCATCAGCAAGGCCGACACCGTCGACATGAGCACGCCCACGCTGCTCGGCGTGCCGCTCACCGTCAACGGCACCGACGTGCTGCGCAACTTCACCAACGGAGACCGCAGCTTTGCCGGCAAGGGCAACACAGCGCAGAGCAACCGCATGCAGGGCAGCGTGACCGTCACCGTGATGCAGCGCCTGCCCAACGGCAATCTGGTGATCCAGGGGCAGAAGAACCTGCGCCTGACCCAGGGCGACGAGCTGGTGCAGGTGCAAGGCATCGTGCGCGCCGCCGACATCGGCCCGGACAACACCGTGCCGTCCAGCAAGGTGGCCGACGCCCGCATCGCCTACGGCGGCCGCGGCGCCATCGCCCAGTCCAATGCGATGGGCTGGCTGAGCCGCTTCTTCAATTCCCGTCTGTCGCCCTACTGA
- the flgG gene encoding flagellar basal-body rod protein FlgG produces MNQALWVAKTGLDAQQTRMSVISNNLANTNTTGFKRDRAAFEDLLYQQVRAPGGSTSAQTQLPTGLQLGTGVRVVSTFKGFDQGSQQQTGRALDVMVNGRGFFEVQMPDGTSAYTRDGTFQINAQGEVVTNSGYPLQPGIQVPEGAQSLTIGNDGTISVTLAGQAAAQEIGALTLTDFINPSGLQAKGENLFVETTASGPAQNGTPGLNGLGTTVQGALEGSNVNTVEELVSMIETQRAYEMNAKAISTTDSMLGYLNNNV; encoded by the coding sequence ATGAATCAGGCTTTGTGGGTCGCCAAAACCGGACTGGATGCGCAGCAGACGCGCATGTCGGTCATTTCCAACAACCTGGCCAATACCAATACCACCGGCTTCAAGCGCGACCGTGCCGCGTTCGAAGATCTGCTGTATCAACAGGTGCGTGCGCCGGGCGGTTCCACTTCCGCGCAGACGCAGCTGCCGACCGGCCTGCAGTTGGGCACCGGTGTGCGCGTGGTGTCCACCTTCAAGGGCTTTGACCAGGGCAGCCAGCAGCAGACCGGCCGCGCGCTCGACGTGATGGTCAACGGTCGCGGCTTCTTCGAAGTGCAGATGCCCGATGGCACCTCCGCCTATACCCGCGACGGCACCTTCCAGATCAATGCGCAGGGTGAGGTCGTCACCAACAGTGGCTATCCGCTGCAGCCGGGCATCCAGGTACCGGAAGGCGCACAGTCACTGACCATCGGTAACGACGGCACCATCAGCGTGACCCTGGCCGGCCAGGCCGCCGCGCAGGAAATCGGCGCATTGACGCTGACCGACTTCATCAACCCCTCGGGCCTGCAGGCCAAGGGCGAGAACCTGTTTGTCGAAACCACCGCCTCCGGTCCCGCACAGAACGGCACCCCCGGTCTCAATGGCCTGGGCACCACCGTGCAGGGCGCACTGGAAGGCAGCAACGTCAATACGGTGGAAGAGCTGGTGAGCATGATCGAGACGCAGCGCGCCTACGAAATGAATGCCAAGGCGATCTCCACCACCGACTCGATGCTCGGTTACTTGAACAACAACGTCTGA
- the flgF gene encoding flagellar basal-body rod protein FlgF translates to MDKALYVAMTGARASLQAQSTVSHNLANVDTVGFKAALANTEAFKIQGKGYPSRIDALHVDQGFDRSQGHQKVTGNPLDVSLQQDRWLAVQSPDGSEAYTRNGELALTANGQLVTANGHAVLDEGGNPMTIPPHQAMEIGSDGSISIIPQGEGPQAMDIVGKMKVVDAPADRLTRRPDGLMRNTSTDPAQAFAVATGKTVNGGMLEGSNVDAAGALVEMIQLQRQFEMQVKIIKNGDDNAQSANSLLRVSG, encoded by the coding sequence ATGGATAAAGCCCTCTACGTCGCAATGACCGGTGCCCGCGCCTCCCTGCAGGCGCAAAGCACGGTGTCGCACAACCTTGCCAACGTGGATACGGTGGGGTTCAAGGCCGCCTTGGCCAATACCGAGGCCTTCAAGATTCAGGGCAAGGGGTATCCGTCGCGGATCGATGCGCTGCATGTGGACCAGGGCTTCGATCGCAGCCAGGGCCATCAGAAGGTCACCGGTAACCCGCTGGACGTGTCGCTACAGCAGGATCGCTGGCTGGCCGTGCAGTCGCCCGACGGCAGCGAGGCCTACACCCGCAACGGCGAATTGGCGCTTACTGCCAATGGCCAGCTGGTCACCGCCAACGGGCACGCGGTGCTGGATGAAGGCGGCAACCCGATGACCATCCCGCCGCACCAGGCGATGGAAATCGGTAGCGACGGCAGCATTTCCATCATTCCTCAGGGCGAAGGTCCGCAGGCCATGGACATCGTCGGCAAGATGAAGGTCGTCGACGCCCCCGCCGACCGTTTGACGCGGCGCCCTGACGGGCTGATGCGCAACACCAGCACCGACCCGGCGCAAGCGTTTGCGGTGGCCACCGGCAAGACCGTCAACGGCGGCATGCTGGAAGGCAGCAACGTGGATGCCGCTGGCGCGCTGGTGGAGATGATCCAGCTACAGCGCCAGTTCGAAATGCAGGTCAAGATCATCAAGAACGGCGACGACAACGCGCAATCGGCCAATTCGCTGCTGCGGGTGAGCGGCTAA
- the flgE gene encoding flagellar hook protein FlgE gives MAFNTSLSGINAANADLNVTSNNIANVNTTGFKESRAEFADMFQSTSYGLSRNAVGSGVRVSNVAQQFSQGNIDPTGRSLDLAVSGEGFFTVSSNGAKMYTRAGNFQTDSNGYVINPQGARLQVFAPNPSGNGFDAGRLSDLQLLTTDSPPKSTSTVNLAFTLPGNATAPTVTPFSPADDKTYSHSTGGINVYDSLGVSHVQTSYFVKTANPNEWQVHNYVDGTAVGAPTTLQFSDTGALTTPANGVIAMDPFTPSTGAGVLNMQLNVSGATQYGEAFALRDTRQDGYASGKLNEISIDTSGVVFARYSNGADKPLGQVALSSFVNPQGLQSQGNNMWAESYTSGAARTGAPDTSDLGQIESGSLEASTVDLTEQLVNMIVAQRNFQANSQMISTQDQVTQTIINIR, from the coding sequence ATGGCTTTTAACACCTCGTTGTCCGGCATCAACGCAGCCAATGCCGATCTGAACGTCACCTCCAACAACATCGCCAACGTCAACACGACCGGGTTCAAGGAATCGCGCGCCGAGTTTGCCGATATGTTCCAGAGCACCAGCTATGGCCTGTCGCGCAATGCGGTGGGCTCCGGCGTGCGGGTCAGCAACGTGGCGCAGCAGTTCTCGCAGGGCAATATCGACCCAACCGGGCGCAGCCTGGACCTGGCGGTCTCCGGCGAAGGCTTTTTTACCGTGTCCTCCAACGGCGCCAAGATGTACACCCGCGCCGGTAACTTCCAGACCGATTCCAACGGCTATGTGATCAACCCACAGGGCGCGCGCCTGCAGGTGTTCGCGCCCAATCCCAGTGGCAACGGCTTCGATGCCGGCCGCCTGTCGGACCTGCAATTGCTGACTACCGACAGCCCGCCCAAGTCGACCTCAACCGTCAACCTGGCCTTCACCCTGCCCGGCAACGCCACCGCGCCAACGGTGACCCCGTTCAGCCCGGCCGACGACAAGACCTATAGCCACTCCACTGGCGGCATCAACGTCTATGACTCGCTGGGCGTCAGCCATGTGCAGACCTCCTACTTCGTCAAGACCGCCAACCCGAACGAATGGCAGGTGCACAACTACGTCGACGGTACGGCGGTCGGTGCGCCGACCACGCTGCAGTTCTCCGACACCGGCGCGCTGACCACTCCGGCCAACGGCGTCATCGCAATGGACCCGTTCACCCCGAGCACCGGTGCCGGCGTACTGAACATGCAGCTCAATGTCAGCGGCGCCACCCAGTACGGCGAAGCATTCGCCTTGCGTGACACCCGGCAGGACGGCTATGCCAGCGGAAAGCTCAATGAGATCAGCATCGACACCAGCGGCGTGGTATTCGCGCGCTATTCCAACGGCGCCGACAAGCCGCTGGGCCAGGTCGCGCTGAGCAGTTTCGTCAACCCGCAGGGCCTGCAGTCGCAAGGCAACAACATGTGGGCCGAAAGCTACACCTCCGGCGCTGCCCGCACCGGTGCGCCGGATACCTCGGACTTAGGCCAGATCGAGTCCGGCTCGTTGGAAGCCTCAACGGTGGACCTGACCGAGCAGCTGGTGAACATGATCGTGGCCCAGCGTAACTTCCAGGCCAACTCGCAGATGATCTCGACCCAGGACCAGGTCACGCAGACGATCATCAATATTCGTTAA
- a CDS encoding flagellar hook capping FlgD N-terminal domain-containing protein — protein MSTIGSDLYASLGLSTSSAASTKKKEESLGQADFLKLMTEQLQHQDPLKPMENSAFLGQLAQFSTVQGIGDLNTKVGNFSDSMNADQVLKGAALVGHNVLVPSAQLAIDATGSAKGVVAATSAGFVNFEITDANGTFVKQLSVPASAAGEVSFAWDGTDANGNRMAPGKYGITATQTDTAGAKSKLSTYVDAPVDSVTIGSDGLYLNLTGLGTSPLANVLRVS, from the coding sequence ATGAGCACGATCGGCAGTGACCTCTACGCCAGCCTCGGGCTGAGCACCAGCAGCGCCGCCTCCACGAAAAAGAAGGAGGAGTCGCTTGGCCAGGCCGACTTCCTCAAGCTGATGACCGAGCAGCTGCAGCACCAGGACCCGCTCAAACCGATGGAAAACAGCGCGTTTTTGGGCCAGTTGGCGCAGTTCTCCACCGTGCAGGGCATTGGCGACCTCAATACAAAGGTCGGCAACTTCTCCGATTCGATGAATGCCGACCAGGTGCTCAAGGGCGCCGCGCTGGTAGGCCACAACGTGTTGGTGCCCTCTGCGCAGCTAGCGATCGATGCCACCGGCTCGGCGAAAGGCGTTGTCGCCGCGACCTCTGCCGGCTTCGTCAATTTCGAAATCACCGATGCCAACGGCACCTTCGTCAAACAACTCAGCGTGCCGGCCAGCGCCGCCGGTGAGGTGTCGTTCGCCTGGGATGGCACCGACGCCAACGGCAACCGCATGGCCCCAGGCAAATATGGCATTACCGCAACCCAAACCGACACCGCCGGTGCCAAGAGCAAGTTATCCACCTACGTCGATGCACCGGTGGACAGCGTCACGATCGGCTCGGACGGCCTGTATCTCAACCTGACGGGGCTCGGCACTTCCCCGCTCGCCAACGTGCTCCGCGTCAGCTGA
- the flgC gene encoding flagellar basal body rod protein FlgC has translation MSNLPIFDVAGSALHAQSVRLSTIASNLANADSVAGSVEATYKPIEPIFQAQQSRQDPSLTSVNVKEITTTNAPPIRRYEPGHPLADADGYVFSPDVDPVSQMVNMISASRNYQAGVEMLNTAKELALATLTMGR, from the coding sequence ATGAGCAATCTTCCCATTTTCGACGTGGCCGGCTCGGCGCTGCATGCGCAGTCGGTCCGCCTGAGCACCATCGCCTCCAATCTGGCCAATGCCGATTCGGTGGCCGGTTCTGTAGAAGCGACCTACAAGCCGATCGAGCCGATCTTCCAGGCCCAACAGAGCCGTCAGGATCCCAGCCTGACCTCGGTGAACGTCAAGGAGATCACCACCACCAACGCACCGCCGATCCGTCGCTACGAGCCCGGCCACCCGCTGGCCGATGCCGACGGCTACGTGTTCTCGCCCGACGTGGATCCGGTCTCGCAGATGGTCAACATGATTTCCGCCTCGCGCAATTACCAGGCAGGCGTGGAAATGCTCAATACCGCCAAGGAACTGGCGCTCGCGACCCTGACCATGGGTCGCTGA
- the flgB gene encoding flagellar basal body rod protein FlgB encodes MSSPFSSFLGVHGDALSLREQRMKLIASNLSNVDTPGYKAKDLNFEAALKSAQGMQDGGLMQATDAKHYEVGGSAGLNPFQITREADQPSLDGNTVDPDAERAAYGRAALEYRASLSFLESKVRSMLTAITGQ; translated from the coding sequence GTGTCCAGTCCCTTCTCTTCGTTCCTCGGCGTCCATGGCGACGCATTGTCGCTGCGCGAGCAGCGCATGAAGCTCATTGCCAGCAATCTGAGCAATGTGGACACCCCCGGGTACAAGGCCAAGGATCTCAACTTCGAAGCGGCGCTGAAGTCGGCCCAGGGCATGCAGGATGGCGGCCTGATGCAGGCCACCGACGCCAAGCATTACGAAGTGGGTGGCAGCGCCGGGCTCAACCCGTTCCAGATTACCCGCGAAGCCGATCAGCCCAGCCTGGACGGCAACACCGTCGATCCCGATGCAGAACGCGCCGCCTACGGCCGCGCCGCGCTGGAATACCGCGCGTCGCTGAGCTTCCTCGAATCCAAGGTGCGCTCGATGCTCACCGCGATCACGGGCCAATAA